One Paenibacillus riograndensis SBR5 DNA segment encodes these proteins:
- a CDS encoding AraC family transcriptional regulator, giving the protein MESTLIFCETEEMAALPLYATTIGFWEHQPEMERPAGFPDYQLHQVLEGKGELFLKDKHYIVEPGDVFFLFPHVVHAYAPISAAWKLSWVSFNGREAGSLLAYAGIRESGTGRLSRLPLLESLHKMLELSHGNSLQMNLERSKLMYALLLELKVQLSAPAGGPEELERIKPVLQHIESNLHRALPLKELAEVASISPQYLCRLFQRTLHERPVTYINKQRINLSKQLMFSGREKRIYEIAEQAGFENTSYFCAVFKRVTGMRPEEFKQLHGLGC; this is encoded by the coding sequence ATGGAGAGCACACTGATTTTCTGCGAGACCGAAGAAATGGCGGCCTTGCCGCTGTATGCGACTACGATCGGGTTCTGGGAGCATCAGCCGGAAATGGAGCGGCCCGCAGGGTTCCCGGACTATCAGCTGCATCAGGTTCTTGAGGGCAAAGGAGAACTGTTCTTGAAGGACAAACATTACATTGTGGAGCCGGGGGATGTCTTTTTTCTTTTTCCGCATGTTGTCCATGCCTATGCGCCGATCAGCGCAGCCTGGAAGCTGTCCTGGGTTTCTTTTAATGGAAGGGAGGCGGGAAGCCTGCTGGCGTATGCCGGAATCCGGGAGTCCGGAACGGGGCGGTTAAGCAGACTCCCGCTGCTGGAGTCTCTGCACAAAATGCTGGAGCTCTCACATGGAAATAGTCTCCAGATGAATCTGGAGCGTTCCAAGCTGATGTATGCACTGCTGCTGGAGCTCAAAGTTCAGCTGTCGGCACCGGCAGGCGGGCCGGAGGAGCTGGAACGCATTAAGCCGGTGCTGCAGCATATCGAAAGCAATCTGCATCGGGCACTTCCGCTCAAAGAATTAGCCGAGGTCGCTTCCATCTCGCCGCAATATCTATGCCGTCTGTTTCAGCGGACGCTGCACGAACGGCCGGTAACCTATATCAATAAGCAGCGGATCAACCTCAGCAAGCAGCTGATGTTCAGCGGCAGGGAGAAGAGGATTTATGAGATCGCAGAGCAGGCGGGGTTTGAGAATACGAGCTATTTCTGCGCCGTCTTCAAACGGGTCACCGGCATGCGGCCGGAGGAGTTCAAGCAGCTGCATGGGCTGGGGTGCTGA
- a CDS encoding AAA family ATPase: MNQLVFFLGPAGAGKTTLAKAVASRRKAAVLDMDILLRPAADVIMQMHGLDPADRDSAEYKRLCRDLGYRITMDAALDNMGLDCDVFVVGPFTKEAAEPDWIGGELARIGRTLEEIVVKVVLVSLGNTGLYRERIEGRHLPLDAWKFQNWETFRTSLGTRTIAWPLPADNILQIDNSDPDVRTAAEAVERFIYGSR, encoded by the coding sequence ATGAACCAGCTTGTATTTTTCCTGGGACCGGCGGGGGCCGGCAAAACGACCTTGGCCAAAGCCGTTGCGTCCCGCCGTAAAGCTGCGGTCCTGGATATGGACATCCTGCTCCGGCCTGCTGCGGATGTCATTATGCAGATGCACGGGCTGGACCCCGCTGACCGGGATTCTGCCGAATATAAGAGGTTATGCCGCGATTTGGGCTACAGGATCACTATGGATGCCGCGCTTGACAATATGGGTCTGGACTGTGATGTGTTTGTGGTGGGGCCATTCACCAAAGAAGCCGCTGAGCCGGACTGGATCGGGGGTGAGCTGGCCCGGATCGGCCGGACCCTGGAGGAAATTGTAGTGAAGGTTGTCCTGGTGAGTCTGGGCAACACCGGGCTGTACCGGGAACGGATTGAAGGCCGGCATTTGCCGCTCGATGCCTGGAAGTTTCAGAATTGGGAGACGTTCCGCACTTCATTGGGCACCCGCACAATAGCCTGGCCGCTTCCAGCGGACAACATCCTGCAAATTGACAACTCGGACCCGGATGTCCGGACAGCGGCAGAGGCGGTTGAGAGGTTTATTTATGGTTCGCGTTAA
- a CDS encoding GNAT family N-acetyltransferase: protein MNIRLIEYKDNSSIEHIIRVCLIEFGGNREGLAWADASMHDLYHYYKEPNRAYWIVEEDGKVLGGCGIAPFAESDQVCELQKMYLSTSIRGSGIAVELLQTALDFAALHYKQCYLETLQSMHAANRFYRKNGFTLLESPLGGSEHFACDAWYIKSLEH, encoded by the coding sequence ATGAACATCCGGCTTATCGAATACAAGGATAACAGTTCAATTGAACACATCATCAGGGTATGCCTGATCGAGTTCGGCGGGAACCGCGAAGGTCTGGCCTGGGCTGATGCGAGCATGCATGATTTGTATCACTACTATAAGGAACCTAACCGGGCTTATTGGATTGTGGAAGAGGACGGGAAGGTGCTTGGCGGCTGCGGCATTGCTCCTTTTGCCGAATCAGATCAGGTATGCGAATTGCAGAAAATGTACCTCTCCACAAGCATTCGTGGAAGCGGGATAGCTGTAGAATTATTACAAACCGCTCTGGATTTCGCTGCACTTCATTATAAGCAGTGTTACCTGGAGACCTTGCAGAGCATGCATGCTGCGAACCGGTTTTATCGCAAAAACGGGTTCACGCTGTTGGAATCCCCGCTTGGCGGGTCAGAGCATTTCGCTTGTGATGCCTGGTACATCAAGAGCTTAGAACACTAA
- a CDS encoding YARHG domain-containing protein — protein sequence MNRRKLQLFCLMAAGMLQIAGCETQSDAQPDPVLQIQAEKSNQDKASAENRGTGRDYIFQNSDKTLLTEDNLSNIDSRMLELARNEIFARHGQVFKRPDLKDYFAGKRWYTADADYNGSLTDTESRNLKLIQKHEKLMSANKLEKLWDVDDHVLGYPQGDESIRLPAANVDLNGDGTVEHIQMNLIQHNEVSDEWNLSVNDTELTIELSDSYSTSYFKIVDSDINDPYFEIALEDSNESAQFTTEYYYYNGHNLIHMGTLDGLTANALSLDGKGTVTSSRQAIDFQCWFYLETFKLDGNHMWKASPAEFYPMEPPTPWVAKVRFPIYKTSGQHDILKWVEPGDSVYFQGGDTEGNGKIKTEEGTTGWIQVKDGHLAGTDTDIYDCFEGLLLYG from the coding sequence ATGAACAGACGCAAACTTCAACTTTTCTGCTTAATGGCGGCCGGGATGCTGCAAATAGCCGGGTGTGAAACCCAGTCTGACGCGCAGCCAGATCCAGTCCTGCAGATTCAGGCAGAGAAGAGTAATCAAGACAAGGCTTCAGCAGAGAATAGAGGAACAGGCAGGGATTATATCTTTCAAAACAGTGACAAGACGCTATTGACCGAAGATAATCTCAGCAACATCGACAGCAGAATGCTGGAGCTGGCGAGAAATGAGATTTTTGCCCGGCATGGCCAAGTATTTAAGCGGCCGGACCTGAAAGACTATTTTGCAGGCAAACGCTGGTACACAGCCGATGCGGATTACAATGGCAGCCTGACGGATACAGAAAGCAGGAACCTGAAGCTGATTCAAAAACATGAGAAGCTCATGTCTGCTAACAAGCTGGAAAAACTGTGGGATGTGGATGATCATGTGCTGGGTTATCCGCAGGGTGATGAGTCTATCCGGCTTCCGGCAGCAAATGTGGATTTGAATGGCGACGGGACGGTTGAGCATATCCAAATGAACTTAATCCAGCATAACGAGGTCAGTGATGAATGGAACCTCTCGGTGAATGATACTGAACTGACAATTGAGCTGTCTGATTCATACTCCACTTCTTATTTCAAAATTGTTGATTCGGATATCAATGACCCATATTTTGAAATCGCTTTGGAGGACAGCAATGAGTCTGCGCAATTCACAACGGAGTATTACTATTATAACGGGCATAACCTTATACATATGGGAACGCTGGACGGGCTTACTGCCAATGCGCTGTCTTTGGATGGAAAAGGAACAGTAACATCATCGAGACAGGCCATTGATTTTCAATGCTGGTTCTATCTTGAAACATTTAAGCTGGACGGCAATCACATGTGGAAGGCATCCCCGGCTGAGTTTTATCCCATGGAACCGCCTACGCCTTGGGTAGCCAAAGTGCGTTTTCCAATCTATAAAACCTCCGGGCAACACGATATTCTCAAGTGGGTGGAGCCAGGGGATTCAGTCTATTTCCAGGGCGGAGACACGGAGGGGAATGGAAAGATTAAGACAGAGGAGGGTACAACAGGGTGGATTCAAGTCAAGGATGGTCATCTTGCCGGAACGGATACAGATATCTATGACTGTTTTGAGGGGCTGCTGTTATATGGCTGA
- a CDS encoding TetR/AcrR family transcriptional regulator — protein sequence MSKDGEEKIPKRMLIILAAIEVMRELGGEQLTLELVAKRAGVSKGGLLYHFPGKEALVNGVVEALTNSFEADLEKRIVADPISSGRWSRAYIESTFDEAGVGNDVGTVLASALFLNPESLNGIRHAYAEWQRNIENDGLDPVQTTLARLAADGLWFAEMFGLAPPGKELKQRVLEALLQLTKEGN from the coding sequence ATGAGTAAAGACGGCGAAGAAAAAATCCCGAAGCGGATGCTTATTATACTCGCTGCCATAGAGGTTATGCGTGAGCTGGGCGGAGAGCAATTGACACTGGAGCTGGTTGCCAAGCGGGCCGGAGTCAGCAAAGGCGGTTTGCTATACCATTTTCCGGGTAAAGAAGCGCTGGTTAACGGTGTGGTGGAGGCGTTGACGAACAGCTTTGAGGCCGATCTGGAAAAACGGATTGTTGCGGATCCAATCAGCAGCGGGAGATGGAGCAGGGCTTATATTGAATCCACTTTCGACGAAGCCGGTGTCGGCAATGATGTAGGAACAGTGCTTGCTTCAGCGCTTTTCCTCAACCCGGAATCCTTAAACGGAATTCGCCATGCCTATGCAGAATGGCAGCGGAATATTGAGAATGACGGGTTGGACCCTGTACAAACGACCCTCGCCAGACTAGCTGCTGACGGCTTATGGTTTGCGGAGATGTTTGGCCTTGCCCCTCCGGGCAAAGAATTGAAGCAACGGGTGCTTGAGGCTTTGCTGCAGCTTACAAAGGAGGGAAACTAA
- a CDS encoding DMT family transporter, which yields MAYLLLAVSIASELLGTSMLKASQGFTRLVPSIVTVVAFVCSFYFLSISLKSIPLNTAYAIWSGLGTVITVIVSVVIWKEKINTASVVGIALIIIGVVVLNLLGPGHGSSEDASAQSQSRTVQETNGLQ from the coding sequence ATGGCTTATTTGCTGCTGGCGGTATCCATTGCCAGTGAACTGCTTGGAACTTCAATGCTGAAAGCTTCCCAAGGCTTTACTCGGCTGGTTCCGTCTATTGTGACAGTGGTTGCATTCGTATGTTCGTTCTATTTCTTGTCGATCTCCCTGAAGTCCATTCCCTTGAATACAGCGTACGCCATCTGGTCAGGGCTTGGTACAGTAATTACAGTGATTGTGTCGGTCGTAATCTGGAAGGAAAAGATTAATACTGCGAGCGTCGTCGGAATCGCCCTCATCATTATTGGCGTGGTTGTGCTGAATCTGCTGGGTCCGGGTCACGGATCATCCGAAGATGCTTCCGCACAAAGTCAATCCCGTACCGTTCAAGAGACAAACGGGCTTCAGTAA
- a CDS encoding NADPH-dependent FMN reductase: MTTLNIGIILGSTRQGRVSPQVGEWVKSIADARGDAHYEIVDIADYKLPLLGESEDYAPAQAWAAKLATLDGFVFIVQEYNHSITGVLKNALDSAREEWNNKAAGIVSYGSAGGARAAEHLRGILGELLVADVRVHPLLSLFTDFENGSVFKPAALHTPNVNAMLDQVLAWSGALKSLRS; this comes from the coding sequence ATGACAACTTTGAACATCGGTATTATTCTAGGCAGCACCCGCCAAGGACGTGTGAGTCCGCAGGTCGGTGAATGGGTAAAAAGTATTGCAGATGCACGCGGAGATGCCCACTATGAGATCGTAGATATTGCCGACTATAAGCTTCCGCTGCTTGGTGAATCAGAAGACTATGCCCCTGCACAGGCCTGGGCCGCTAAGTTGGCTACTCTGGACGGGTTCGTGTTCATTGTCCAGGAATATAACCACAGCATTACTGGGGTATTAAAGAATGCGCTTGATTCAGCCCGTGAAGAATGGAATAACAAAGCTGCAGGCATTGTCAGCTACGGGTCTGCCGGAGGTGCCCGCGCTGCAGAGCATTTGCGCGGAATTCTTGGCGAACTGCTGGTTGCCGATGTTCGGGTGCATCCACTTCTCTCCCTGTTCACCGACTTCGAGAACGGATCGGTCTTCAAGCCGGCTGCACTTCATACCCCTAACGTAAATGCAATGCTTGATCAAGTACTCGCATGGAGCGGTGCATTGAAGAGCCTGCGTTCCTAA
- a CDS encoding discoidin domain-containing protein: protein MRNKYFLWLVLGTLMLASLSMGAGPFTPASAAGAPNLTLGKSITASGHTQNYSEGNVQDSDQATYWESVNNTFPQWLQVDLGAITSIDQIVLKLPAGWEARTQTLSVQGSTDGTGFTTILGSADYSFSPSVQNNSVTISFSAADTRYVRLSYTANTVWPAAQLAEFEIYGTSGTEPTPTPTATTTPTTIPTAIPTAIPTATPPTTPTATVAPTATATATPVPGSNIAIGKAITASSSTQSFVSANANDNSTSTYWEGNGHPNTLTLDLGANYNITSIVLKLNPAAEWSTRSQTIQVLGHDQSTSTFSNLVTAQSYTFNPSSGNSVTLPLSATVKRLQLNITSNSGAPSGQIAEFQVFGSPAPNPDLTVTGMTWSPASPAEGSAVTLNAVVKNSGNAASGPTTVNFYLGGELAGSAPVGELAAGHSVTVSLNAGTKNAASYALSAKVDESNTVIEQNESNNTYTHPSNLIVAPAASSDLTGTASWTPATPVAGSSLGFTVNIKNQGSIASASGAHDITVTIRNAGGSAIHTFTGSYSGVIAAGASVSVSIPGTWTAGNGSYTVTTTVAADANELPAKQANNVNTSTLVVYAQRGASVPYSRYDTDDAARGGAAVLKSAPDFDQAQIASEASGQRYIALPANGSYAQWTVRQGQGGAGVTMRFTMPDAADGMGLNGSLDAYVNGVKVKTIALTSYYSWQYFSGDQPGDAPGAGRPLFRFDEVHWKLDTPLQAGDTIRIQKNNGDSLEYGVDFLEIEPVPAAITRPANSVSVTDHGAVANDGQDDLAAFNAAVTAAVSSGKALYIPAGTFNLSSMWQIGSANSMINNFTVTGAGFWHTNLQFTNPNAAGGGISLRITGKLDFGHVYMNSNLRSRHNQNAVYKGFMDNFGNNSIIHDVWVEHFECGMWVGDYAHTPAIYASGLVIENSRIRNNLADGINFSQGTSNSTVRNSNVRNNGDDGLAVWPSNTFGAPDGVNNTFSYNTIENNWRAGGIAIFGGSGHKADHNYIIDTVGGSGIRLNTTFSGAHFNNNTGILFSDTTIINSGTSQDLYNGERGAIDLEASQDPIKNVTFTNIDIFNTQRDAIQLGYGGGFSNIVFNNIIINGTGLDGVTTSRFSGAHKGAAIYTYTGNGSATFNNLTTSNIAYLDLYYIQSGFGLTIQ, encoded by the coding sequence ATGCGCAACAAGTATTTTTTATGGCTGGTCCTCGGGACTCTAATGCTCGCAAGCTTGTCTATGGGCGCAGGTCCGTTTACCCCCGCTTCAGCAGCCGGAGCCCCCAATCTGACGCTCGGCAAAAGCATCACTGCAAGCGGGCACACCCAGAACTACAGTGAGGGCAATGTCCAAGACAGCGATCAGGCTACGTATTGGGAAAGCGTGAACAATACATTTCCGCAGTGGCTGCAGGTTGATCTGGGCGCAATCACCAGCATTGATCAAATTGTTCTTAAGCTTCCCGCAGGGTGGGAAGCCCGGACACAGACGCTTTCGGTTCAGGGCAGCACGGACGGAACGGGATTCACAACCATTCTTGGCAGTGCCGATTATAGCTTCAGCCCTTCCGTGCAGAATAACTCCGTGACCATCAGCTTCAGTGCAGCAGACACCCGTTATGTGCGTCTGAGCTATACAGCGAATACCGTCTGGCCGGCGGCACAGCTGGCTGAATTTGAAATTTATGGCACCAGCGGCACCGAACCGACTCCGACCCCGACTGCGACGACAACACCGACAACAATTCCTACAGCTATTCCTACAGCTATTCCTACAGCAACTCCTCCTACTACTCCTACAGCTACCGTTGCACCTACTGCAACTGCCACGGCGACACCCGTTCCGGGCAGCAACATCGCCATCGGCAAAGCCATTACCGCTTCTTCCAGCACGCAATCTTTTGTGTCTGCCAATGCGAATGACAACAGCACCAGCACGTATTGGGAAGGGAACGGCCATCCCAACACGCTGACTCTGGACCTAGGTGCTAATTACAATATTACTTCTATCGTGCTGAAACTGAATCCGGCAGCAGAATGGAGCACGCGTAGTCAAACCATACAAGTGCTTGGCCATGACCAGAGCACTTCCACCTTCAGCAATCTGGTGACGGCTCAGAGCTATACCTTTAATCCGTCCTCAGGAAATTCAGTTACCCTGCCGTTATCCGCTACTGTCAAACGGCTGCAGTTGAACATAACCTCCAACTCCGGTGCTCCCTCCGGGCAAATCGCCGAGTTCCAGGTCTTTGGTTCACCTGCTCCGAACCCGGATTTAACGGTTACGGGTATGACCTGGTCTCCGGCCTCTCCGGCCGAGGGCAGCGCGGTCACGCTGAATGCTGTCGTCAAAAACAGCGGAAATGCGGCTTCGGGACCGACCACGGTCAACTTCTATCTGGGCGGTGAACTTGCAGGCTCAGCACCCGTAGGTGAACTTGCGGCAGGTCATTCCGTTACAGTCTCCTTGAACGCAGGAACCAAAAACGCCGCGTCCTATGCGCTCAGTGCCAAGGTGGATGAGAGCAACACGGTTATCGAGCAGAATGAAAGCAACAATACCTACACCCATCCGTCTAACCTTATAGTTGCTCCCGCTGCAAGCTCTGATCTGACCGGGACCGCATCCTGGACGCCGGCAACTCCAGTGGCGGGTAGTTCGCTCGGATTTACAGTAAATATTAAAAATCAGGGAAGTATTGCCTCTGCCAGTGGAGCGCATGACATCACAGTCACCATCCGGAATGCTGGCGGTTCAGCAATCCACACCTTTACCGGATCTTACAGCGGAGTAATTGCTGCAGGAGCTTCGGTCAGTGTTTCCATTCCGGGTACATGGACGGCGGGAAACGGAAGTTATACTGTAACCACTACCGTAGCGGCAGATGCTAATGAGCTTCCGGCCAAACAGGCCAACAACGTGAATACGTCAACTCTGGTTGTGTATGCGCAGCGGGGCGCAAGCGTTCCTTACAGCCGGTACGACACGGATGACGCGGCACGCGGAGGAGCAGCCGTATTGAAGTCCGCACCGGATTTCGATCAGGCACAGATTGCCTCGGAAGCTTCCGGTCAGCGCTATATCGCGCTTCCTGCTAACGGCTCTTATGCTCAGTGGACGGTCAGACAAGGCCAGGGCGGGGCGGGAGTAACGATGAGATTCACAATGCCCGACGCTGCGGACGGCATGGGCCTGAATGGTTCGCTTGACGCTTATGTTAACGGCGTTAAGGTCAAGACTATAGCCTTAACCTCGTATTACAGCTGGCAGTATTTCTCCGGGGACCAGCCCGGCGATGCTCCCGGTGCGGGACGCCCGCTGTTCCGGTTCGATGAAGTGCATTGGAAGCTGGACACTCCGCTTCAGGCCGGAGACACGATCCGGATTCAGAAGAATAACGGGGACAGTCTGGAATACGGAGTCGACTTCCTTGAGATCGAGCCTGTTCCGGCAGCCATAACCCGTCCGGCCAATTCCGTATCCGTTACGGATCATGGTGCGGTAGCGAACGATGGCCAGGATGACCTTGCGGCGTTTAACGCGGCAGTGACTGCGGCAGTATCTTCCGGCAAAGCTCTGTATATTCCCGCAGGAACCTTCAACCTGAGCAGCATGTGGCAAATCGGCTCTGCCAACAGCATGATCAATAATTTTACGGTTACGGGTGCGGGCTTCTGGCATACGAATCTGCAGTTCACGAATCCTAATGCCGCAGGGGGCGGAATCTCGCTCCGCATTACCGGCAAGCTCGATTTCGGCCATGTGTATATGAATTCCAATTTGCGGTCAAGGCATAACCAGAATGCGGTCTACAAAGGTTTTATGGATAATTTCGGCAACAACTCGATCATTCATGATGTCTGGGTAGAGCATTTTGAATGCGGCATGTGGGTCGGGGATTACGCTCATACTCCGGCCATATATGCCAGCGGACTGGTTATTGAGAACAGCCGGATCCGCAACAACCTGGCGGACGGCATCAACTTCTCGCAGGGGACCAGCAACTCTACCGTCCGCAACAGCAATGTGCGCAATAACGGAGATGACGGGCTTGCTGTGTGGCCGAGCAACACGTTTGGCGCACCGGATGGTGTGAATAATACATTCTCTTACAACACCATTGAGAATAACTGGCGGGCGGGGGGTATTGCCATTTTTGGAGGAAGCGGGCACAAGGCGGATCATAACTACATTATCGACACAGTAGGCGGATCAGGCATCCGTTTGAATACTACTTTCTCGGGGGCTCATTTTAATAACAATACCGGCATTCTGTTCTCGGACACTACAATTATCAATAGCGGAACCAGTCAGGACCTCTATAACGGGGAACGGGGAGCCATCGATCTTGAAGCTTCCCAAGACCCCATAAAGAACGTAACGTTCACCAACATCGACATCTTCAACACCCAGCGGGATGCCATCCAATTGGGATATGGCGGCGGATTCAGCAATATCGTATTTAATAATATTATCATTAACGGTACGGGGCTGGATGGAGTCACCACCTCACGTTTTTCTGGAGCTCACAAAGGCGCGGCAATCTACACCTATACCGGCAACGGCTCGGCCACCTTCAACAACCTGACCACCAGCAACATTGCCTATCTTGATCTGTATTACATTCAGAGCGGCTTTGGATTAACCATTCAATAG
- a CDS encoding spore germination protein gives MWSTIVSYIPGWVIFMQAAITLLCPLGIYFIYKKLYAFVSSAGPKMKAIAQPNAESTADSLVSGQYEADLSYVQQAIGGNSDVNFREFVVKGYELRAVLVFVNGMQDEELINRHVMQQLMSGNGGMKEEKQDNRETLTLSALKSNLLPLTELEEVKELDKLQERILFGYTALLIEGIPAGLLVGQPNGSIRAITEPTSEALLRGPRIAFSEVLSENTSMLRRQGLNKDLEMKLFEVGSLVKRKLVIAYMKDIVNPELLEEVKTRVSRIDMDFIAESGYVEQLIEDNILSPFQQIQNTERPDRVINALLEGRVALLLDGTPFALIVPVTFSMLLQSPEDYFERWLPGTLLRMLRFFAAFMALMAPALYISFISFHPGLIPTELVISIIETRQGVPFPSVIEVLILEVSIEILREAGIRLPKPIGPAMGIVGGLIIGDAAVNAGIVSPFLVIVVAVTAISSFSIPMYSAGITLRILRFVGMMFAAVLGMLGTILFMLLIFIHLTKLKSFGVPYVTPFSPLRLSDWKDLYIRAPLPLMKRRPEMMKTQKKKRRT, from the coding sequence ATGTGGTCGACTATTGTATCCTACATCCCCGGATGGGTCATATTTATGCAGGCTGCAATTACATTGCTCTGTCCGCTGGGAATTTATTTTATATATAAAAAGCTGTATGCATTCGTCAGCAGTGCAGGACCGAAGATGAAGGCTATCGCTCAACCTAATGCGGAGTCAACAGCGGACAGCCTGGTCAGCGGACAGTACGAAGCGGATTTGTCGTATGTTCAACAAGCAATTGGCGGGAACAGCGATGTGAATTTTCGGGAGTTTGTGGTAAAAGGGTATGAGCTTCGGGCTGTACTTGTTTTTGTTAATGGAATGCAGGATGAAGAATTGATCAATAGGCATGTCATGCAGCAGCTCATGTCCGGAAACGGCGGGATGAAGGAAGAGAAGCAAGATAATCGGGAAACCTTAACCCTGTCCGCTCTGAAATCAAACCTGCTGCCGCTAACAGAGCTTGAGGAAGTTAAAGAACTGGATAAGCTCCAGGAACGGATTCTTTTCGGGTATACGGCACTGCTGATTGAAGGGATACCGGCTGGACTTCTGGTCGGACAGCCGAACGGGTCTATCCGTGCTATTACGGAACCGACTTCTGAGGCGCTGCTTCGCGGACCAAGAATCGCCTTTTCAGAAGTGTTAAGTGAGAACACTTCTATGCTGCGCAGACAAGGCTTGAATAAGGACCTGGAAATGAAGCTATTCGAGGTGGGTAGTCTAGTGAAACGCAAGCTGGTGATTGCGTACATGAAGGATATCGTCAATCCCGAATTGCTGGAGGAAGTTAAGACGAGAGTATCCCGGATCGATATGGATTTTATCGCTGAATCAGGTTATGTGGAGCAATTGATAGAGGATAACATTCTGAGCCCTTTTCAGCAAATCCAAAATACCGAGCGGCCTGACCGGGTAATCAACGCCTTGCTCGAAGGACGGGTTGCCCTGCTTCTGGACGGGACACCCTTTGCATTGATTGTGCCCGTAACCTTCAGCATGCTGCTTCAATCACCGGAGGATTACTTTGAGCGGTGGCTGCCTGGAACTTTGCTGCGGATGCTGAGGTTTTTCGCTGCATTCATGGCGCTGATGGCACCGGCTTTGTATATTTCCTTTATCTCGTTTCATCCCGGATTGATTCCGACCGAGCTGGTGATCAGCATCATCGAAACCCGCCAGGGGGTGCCTTTTCCTTCTGTTATTGAAGTTCTGATTCTGGAGGTATCCATAGAAATCCTGCGTGAAGCGGGAATCCGGCTGCCCAAACCGATCGGACCTGCGATGGGCATCGTAGGCGGTCTGATTATAGGCGATGCCGCAGTAAATGCGGGAATCGTCAGCCCTTTTCTGGTCATCGTGGTGGCCGTCACTGCGATTTCATCCTTTTCCATCCCCATGTACAGTGCAGGCATCACGCTCCGTATTTTAAGGTTTGTTGGCATGATGTTCGCAGCCGTACTTGGCATGCTTGGCACGATTCTGTTTATGCTGCTGATCTTTATCCATTTGACCAAGCTGAAGAGCTTTGGAGTGCCATATGTCACTCCCTTCTCCCCTCTGCGCTTGAGCGACTGGAAGGATCTCTATATTCGTGCACCGCTCCCCTTAATGAAGCGCAGACCTGAAATGATGAAGACACAGAAGAAAAAACGCCGCACTTAG
- a CDS encoding GerAB/ArcD/ProY family transporter, with translation MFVRSDQKITSTQAAIFLTNSVLGAGILTLPRSVTESAKTPDAWLSVLLGGGIIMLIIVLMVKLSQQFPGKTVYQYSRQIAGSIPGSFLSMLLIVYYIVIAGFEIRVFAEITMFFLLEGTPIWAIVIPFIWVGAYLVFGGINSIARVYQIIFPVSIFVFLLCYFFSGRLFDINHLRPFLGDGIMPVIRGLKSTILVYTGCEVVMTLTAFMQHPQQAVKAMLAGIGIPMALYLITVVMSIGGLSIDSVITSTWPTIDLIRSFEVSGFFFERLEFPLLVIWMMQMFCNFCSFFFNASLGISQLYKLKMAPIIFGLMPLIFLATMVPVRINDVFALGDAIGFTGIGLFILLPVLLSLILIVRRKGLKQNV, from the coding sequence GTGTTTGTACGCTCTGACCAAAAAATCACATCCACACAGGCTGCTATATTCCTGACAAACTCTGTTCTCGGAGCCGGAATATTGACGCTGCCCCGATCGGTTACCGAGTCCGCCAAAACTCCGGATGCCTGGTTGTCGGTCCTGCTGGGAGGCGGGATTATTATGCTGATTATCGTGCTAATGGTTAAGCTCAGCCAGCAGTTCCCGGGGAAAACGGTCTATCAATACTCCAGACAAATTGCAGGCAGCATTCCCGGGAGCTTCCTTTCCATGCTGCTGATCGTTTACTACATCGTAATCGCTGGGTTTGAGATTCGTGTGTTTGCCGAGATCACCATGTTTTTTTTACTTGAAGGCACACCGATCTGGGCCATTGTCATCCCGTTTATCTGGGTGGGGGCGTATCTGGTCTTCGGCGGGATTAATTCCATTGCCAGAGTGTATCAGATTATTTTTCCGGTCAGCATATTCGTTTTTCTGCTGTGCTATTTCTTCAGCGGGAGACTGTTTGATATCAATCATTTGCGGCCGTTTCTAGGTGATGGAATAATGCCGGTCATCAGGGGACTAAAATCAACAATCCTGGTGTACACCGGTTGTGAGGTTGTAATGACATTAACAGCATTTATGCAGCATCCTCAGCAAGCTGTCAAAGCCATGTTAGCCGGAATTGGGATTCCGATGGCGCTGTACTTGATTACTGTAGTCATGTCCATTGGCGGACTGTCGATAGATTCAGTGATTACAAGCACATGGCCTACGATTGACCTGATCCGCAGCTTTGAAGTTTCAGGCTTCTTTTTTGAACGTCTGGAATTCCCGCTGCTAGTCATTTGGATGATGCAGATGTTTTGCAACTTTTGCAGCTTCTTCTTCAACGCATCACTGGGAATCTCCCAGCTGTATAAACTAAAGATGGCTCCGATTATTTTCGGACTGATGCCGCTCATTTTCCTGGCAACTATGGTTCCTGTACGCATCAACGATGTATTTGCTCTTGGCGACGCGATCGGATTCACAGGTATAGGCTTATTTATCCTGCTGCCGGTTCTGCTGTCCCTGATTCTGATCGTTCGGAGAAAGGGGCTGAAGCAAAATGTATAG